Genomic segment of Panicum virgatum strain AP13 chromosome 2K, P.virgatum_v5, whole genome shotgun sequence:
cgcccgacgcccgccACTCCTCGCCCCTGCTCCCGTGTCGCCCGCCTCTCCTCGCCCCCTGCTcgcgcgccgtccgccgcccgccgccatctCTTTATCTAGCCCGCCTGTTGCCGCCTGCTCCTCCCTCGCTGGTGACCCAGCCCGCCTAGGGTTCCGCCTACCCCCATAGGTGAGGCGGGGACCCTCCGCCTCGCACTTAAGCGCGCCTAGGCGCCGCCTAGCGGAACAGGGGAAATGATGCACACTGAAATTTTGGGAGCCACTTGCTTAGTTCGTCCCCCCTCGTTcgaaattataggtcgttttggaagccaaaacgacctatagTTTGTGGCGGGAGgagtattttatatttattttgatgaTCAACCTCCCGCATTGTAGCCTCAAAAGCATCTGTATTTAGATTCCAAAGGTGCTCACATTTATTAAGACAAATGGGGAAGCTTGCATGTGTAAATGCAACAGTACTCCCTTTCTTATCTTCGTTGCTACACTCTGGACTAAACCTACAGTATTGAAGCATAGTGTAATACAGAAGCTGAGCATATTAGGTTCTATTATGTACAGCTTCACTCACTCATAATAATAATCTTCAAAAATTCACCCTAACAAATTGCAGATTATCTGATTTTTGAACTTTGGAAATGTTAGGTGCCTGAAGTAGCACTGTGCGTCTGGGAAGTTGTCGTGCTGTTTTGTGTCTGAGAAGTCTGACTTGAAGATATATCTGAAAAGAAGTTAATAGCATCAGGGCTTTCACCAAGAACTCTCAATGACCTTGGAACAGGAGGCATGTTAACATCAAGGAACCCTTCGAGGATTTGAACAATCTGACCAGTTGTGGGTCTTGCATTTTCATCATCTTGGATGCACCAACAGGCAACCTTACAAGCTCTTGTGAGTTCATCAACATTTCCATCTCCATTCAGCCTGGGGTCTATCAAGGTCCGTACATCCCCTTCATGAAGCTTGCTTGCAGcaaaggttgggaagaaggtgGTTCCACACTCTTCTCCGTGATCAGAATTTCTCCTGCCTGATATGAGTTCGAAGAGCATCATACCATAGCTAAAGACATCTGCCTTTGCTGTTATTGCCACACCACTGATCCATTCAGGTGCGAGGTAACCCCTTGTTCCTCTCATTGTTGTCAATACACGACTGAAGTCTCTGCCTAAGAGCTTGGCTAGACCAAAATCAGCAACTTTTGGCACAAATGACTCATCCAAGAGTATGTTTTCTGGCTTCACATCACAATGTATAATGCAATCCCTACACTTTTCGTGCAGGTAATTTAAGCCTCTTGCTGTTCCAAGTGCTATCTGGTACCTGGTAGCCCAGCTCAGTGCCGTTTTCTCACCAGGGAATAGCTGCAAGTCCAGGGAGCCCTTTGGCATGAACTCATATACAAGCAGCCTCCGTGATCCTTCAGAGCAAAATCCAAGCAAGCGGACCAAATTGACATGCTGGATTGTCCCAATGGTGCTCACCTCAGCACGGAATTGCTTCTCCCCTTGGTGGACTCCGTCTAGTCTCTTCACAGCAATGGCAGTTGAATCTGGGAGCTTCCCTTTGAACACTGAGCCAAAGGCACCTCCACCAAGCCTCTCCGAGAAGTTGTTAGTGACATGCTGCAGATCACTGTACCTAAAGGCGATCAGTGTGCCCCCAGCAGTCTTGGATATCCGAAGAGTTCTCTCTCGGCGGTATTTCTGAAATAGGAAGTATGATACAATAGCAATGACTATTAAAACTGCAGCAACTCCTCCAATAACTGCGCCTATGATCACTGTCTTGCTCTTTTTGGAGTCTGGCAGCTCAGAAGCTGCAAGCCTGAGGAAGAGCGTGCCTCCTCCATTTCCACTGTATTGGTCTTGGAGGTTAATGAGGTCCCCATGCCAAACAAAGCAGCCGCTACTATTGTAAGTGTATGCATTACAAGAACAACTATTCAGACAAGCCACTTGACAGTCTTGAGAACTAGCAGCCACAGCAGTCTGAGCATTATCAGGTAGCCTCACACTTTCCATGGTGTAGAACTTATCAGACTGAGACTGTGCATTGCTAGAATTGGTCTGGCACTGCAGTGGTACTCTCCGTTTGCACCCACCACTGTAATCCTGGAGGTCCCAATCACTCTGAATTTTCTGAGTGAACCCCTTGATACAGTTGCAGAACGGCAGGGCATCAAGGTTGCAACTGCCATATGCCCCACAGAGAGCATACACCTCACACTGTGACCGTGGCTGGGCCCAGAACAATGTCCACGACTGTGTGGCGCTCACCCATGTCTCCTGCTTGATCTGCCCACTCACATCAATGATGAACCTTGAGATGATATTATTATCCTTCATCGTATAGGTGAAGTAGCTCTCTGTGGCGTTGTCAATGAATTGGAAGTTGTAGTTGTAACCGGCCGTCATCTCTGGCACAAGGCTGAAAATATTGCCATTCCAAGGGCCACTGGTCCAGTAAGTTATGGAATCCTTCCACTGGATGAAGTACTGTGTTGAGCCGTTTGGGTCCAGCTCCAGCGAGAACAAGCCAGGAGATGGGTTGGCTGTGTTCCTCCATGGAACAAGACGCTGACTGACCCCTGTGGTCTTGTTCAGCCCAAGCTTGCCCCCCGGAAGCCATGTGTTTGTGGGATGATCAATGCTTCGCCAGTAAACATTTGATGAATTGGTGGCATCAATGAGGTCGAGGCTACCGTCATCCTGGAGGACGGCGATGATGGAGTTGGATCCGATGCTCATGTTGGTCGACCACAGCTGCCGATTCTTGGATTGATCAAGGAGGACAAGGTTGCCGTCGCTGCCGATGGTCAAGGCTGCGGTAGTTGGGTCCGTCACAGGCGCGTCGGAGTTGGCCGTCCACACGGTTGTCTTCTGAGGTATGTTGCTGTACCATATGGCGATGTAGTAgttgctggagctggaggtggttTTACCTTGAGGCGGTGTGTAGAAGCCCAAAGTGAACTTGTTTCCCTTGGATACAATCTGCTGCACACCAGACAACGGCGCGGAGGAGTTGATGGTGTCGACGGCTGCGCAGAGTAGGATCTGGCTGATTAGGAGGAGGAAGAACGGAGCCATGGAGGAGCAGCCAGGGCTGTGAGG
This window contains:
- the LOC120691035 gene encoding G-type lectin S-receptor-like serine/threonine-protein kinase At2g19130; amino-acid sequence: MAPFFLLLISQILLCAAVDTINSSAPLSGVQQIVSKGNKFTLGFYTPPQGKTTSSSSNYYIAIWYSNIPQKTTVWTANSDAPVTDPTTAALTIGSDGNLVLLDQSKNRQLWSTNMSIGSNSIIAVLQDDGSLDLIDATNSSNVYWRSIDHPTNTWLPGGKLGLNKTTGVSQRLVPWRNTANPSPGLFSLELDPNGSTQYFIQWKDSITYWTSGPWNGNIFSLVPEMTAGYNYNFQFIDNATESYFTYTMKDNNIISRFIIDVSGQIKQETWVSATQSWTLFWAQPRSQCEVYALCGAYGSCNLDALPFCNCIKGFTQKIQSDWDLQDYSGGCKRRVPLQCQTNSSNAQSQSDKFYTMESVRLPDNAQTAVAASSQDCQVACLNSCSCNAYTYNSSGCFVWHGDLINLQDQYSGNGGGTLFLRLAASELPDSKKSKTVIIGAVIGGVAAVLIVIAIVSYFLFQKYRRERTLRISKTAGGTLIAFRYSDLQHVTNNFSERLGGGAFGSVFKGKLPDSTAIAVKRLDGVHQGEKQFRAEVSTIGTIQHVNLVRLLGFCSEGSRRLLVYEFMPKGSLDLQLFPGEKTALSWATRYQIALGTARGLNYLHEKCRDCIIHCDVKPENILLDESFVPKVADFGLAKLLGRDFSRVLTTMRGTRGYLAPEWISGVAITAKADVFSYGMMLFELISGRRNSDHGEECGTTFFPTFAASKLHEGDVRTLIDPRLNGDGNVDELTRACKVACWCIQDDENARPTTGQIVQILEGFLDVNMPPVPRSLRVLGESPDAINFFSDISSSQTSQTQNSTTTSQTHSATSGT